A DNA window from Ornithodoros turicata isolate Travis chromosome 10, ASM3712646v1, whole genome shotgun sequence contains the following coding sequences:
- the LOC135370473 gene encoding monocarboxylate transporter 9-like has protein sequence MIMLRKGVEEPVVRTEHQPAGHEETEKKMRKRMTLAPDCSWSWMVAVSCAMMNFFSVVMIRSAGIIYVQIVDYFGVTREEAAWPLSIVPGVANLIGPLVAMLIRRVGVRTVAITGTFLSGVSVIASYFARDVLTLSITLGLCHGIGLGMTLTPNAVCLNQWFDKKKVRAAGIIYTGATAGSFTFLVLIKYFSETFGFSGCFLVIGALMLHGTVFALFLRSPPWMRKSAVSKSKTSSTPAPVRTFDIQKNKRKDKTVLQTQSMSQSCCRQHNSVVNYEKPKSGIMGCAATCSNLKREQRHHQGIGQRIGYEDSKTGRPNHIHCISEGIPGMSGTIKSSGGEQCAKIPSQVINQSQFKPVMRRDGFVDKLLCGAKLSKMYASVSSALSRTCTYVPAAYADTCNADVTLIAFNTISEGKQDSRCSPDSISRDQHERQANNTLLNPMYVMVCLSYIFVTNSNMAFMTVIMDFAHDREVPLQNAIYLLSGYAICDVTGRLTVGWVTDKGLLSRKATMAISCLTLGISFLVLPFFTTFEGILIVCLILGYSLGNTVVLFSVLLGDSVVLEKIAMAMGFMTFFSGICGFTRPSLIGYFRDQFGSYDNMLRLLGAIIVCLGMGWTVLRLLENSRNKQFDILNKEKTPERQPGVYIIPHDSEHNA, from the exons ATGATTATGCTGCGGAAAGGAGTAGAGGAACCGGTTGTCAGGACGGAACACCAG CCGGCCGGCCATGAAGAAACGGAGAAGAAAATGCGCAAAAGGATGACCCTAGCTCCGGACTGTTCCTGGAGCTGGATGGTTGCGGTATCTTGCGCCATGATGAACTTCTTCAGCGTCGTCATGATTCGGTCTGCTGGGATCATCTACGTTCAGATTGTCGACTATTTTGGAGTGACGAGAGAAGAAGCCGCATGGCCCTTATCCATCGTACCGGGAGTTGCGAATCTCATAG GTCCCCTCGTTGCTATGCTCATCCGCAGGGTAGGCGTCCGCACCGTCGCCATCACAGGAACCTTTCTAAGTGGGGTGTCTGTTATCGCTTCCTATTTTGCACGAGATGTCCTCACCCTTTCCATCACCCTGGGGCTATGTCATG GTATAGGACTTGGTATGACCTTGACCCCGAACGCTGTCTGCCTCAACCAATGGTTTGACAAGAAAAAAGTGCGGGCAGCTGGCATTATCTACACGGGAGCCACAGCAGGATCATTTACGTTCCTCGTGCTCATTAAGTACTTCAGTGAAACCTTCGGATTCAGTGGATGCTTTCTCGTCATTGGAGCGCTTATGTTGCATGGTACAGTTTTTGCCCTTTTTCTCCGGTCTCCTCCGTGGATGAGGAAGTCAGCGGTGTCGAAATCCAAGACGAGCAGTACACCTGCACCCGTTCGTACTTTTGATATACAGAAGAACAAAAGGAAAGATAAGACAGTACTCCAAACCCAATCGATGAGCCAGAGCTGCTGTCGGCAACACAATTCCGTAGTAAATTACGAAAAGCCCAAGAGCGGCATTATGGGATGTGCTGCGACATGCTCGAATCTAAAACGGGAACAACGACACCACCAGGGAATAGGCCAACGAATAGGCTATGAAGATTCGAAGACGGGAAGACCCAATCACATTCATTGCATCAGTGAGGGAATTCCTGGAATGTCAGGCACTATCAAAAGCTCTGGCGGAGAGCAATGTGCCAAAATACCATCCCAGGTTATAAATCAATCGCAATTCAAGCCTGTCATGCGCCGTGACGGTTTCGTGGACAAATTATTATGTGGTGCAAAGCTGAGCAAAATGTATGCATCGGTTAGTTCTGCCCTGTCAAGAACATGCACATACGTACCAGCTGCATACGCAGATACGTGTAATGCCGATGTCACATTAATTGCATTCAACACGATTTCGGAAGGCAAACAGGACAGTCGTTGCTCTCCGGATAGCATCTCTCGCGACCAGCACGAAAGACAGGCCAACAACACGTTGTTGAATCCGATGTATGTTATGGTATGCCTGTCATACATCTTCGTCACCAACAGCAACATGGCTTTCATGACAGTAATCATGGACTTCGCGCATGACAGGGAGGTACCCCTGCAGAACGCTATATATCTGCTGTCGGGGTACGCGATATGTGACGTAACAGGGAGGTTAACCGTCGGTTGGGTAACCGACAAGGGCCTCTTGAGCAGGAAAGCAACGATGGCCATATCATGCTTGACGCTTGGAATCTCATTTCTG GTGCTCCCATTCTTCACGACATTTGAAGGAATCCTAATCGTATGCCTCATCCTTGGTTACTCCCTTGGCAACACTGTGGTACTTTTCAGCGTCCTCCTCGGAGACAGCGTCGTCCTTGAGAAAATTGCCATGGCTATGGGTTTCATGACTTTCTTTTCTGGAATATGTGGTTTCACAAGACCGTCGCTTATTG GATATTTTAGGGACCAATTCGGGAGCTACGACAACATGCTTCGCTTGCTGGGAGCGATAATTGTCTGTCTTGGTATGGGATGGACTGTCTTGAGGCTACTAGAAAACTCACGCAACAAACAGTTCGATATACTGAACAAAGAGAAGACACCAGAACGACAGCCAGGAGTATACATCATTCCTCATGACAGCGAACACAATGCGTAA